From a single Camelus bactrianus isolate YW-2024 breed Bactrian camel chromosome 11, ASM4877302v1, whole genome shotgun sequence genomic region:
- the NODAL gene encoding nodal homolog, with protein sequence MHAHRLPLFLLYAWRALLQAGATTVAPVPLRTLGQPSSPSPLAYMLSLYREPQPRADIIRSLQAQDVDVDGQNWTFAFDFSFLGQEEDLAWAELRLQLSSRVALPPDVPLSIQIFHQPKLDEDQDPPDCLERLQMDLFTVTLSQITFSSGSMVLEVTRPLSKWLKHPRELGEQMSSLAGECWRRPSTPPVTDVVLMLYSNLSPEQRRLGGSTLLWEAQSSWRVQEGQLFQERGGRHRRYHLQDRSQLCRKVKFQVDFNLIGWGSWIIYPKQYNAYRCEGECPNPVGEEFHPTNHAYIQSLLKRYQPYRVPSTCCAPVKTRPLSMLYMDNGRVLLDHHKDMIVEECGCL encoded by the exons ATGCACGCCCACCGCCTGCCGCTGTTCCTCCTGTACGCCTGGAGGGCTCTCCTCCAGGCAGGTGCCACGACGGTGGCCCCAGTGCCCCTACGCACGTTGGGGCAGCCCTCGTCGCCGTCCCCTCTCGCATATATGCTGAGCCTGTACCGCGAGCCGCAGCCCCGGGCGGACATCATCCGCAGCCTGCAGGCTCAAG ATGTGGATGTGGATGGGCAGAACTGGACCTTTGCTTTTGACTTCTCCTTCCTGGGCCAAGAAGAGGATCTGGCGTGGGCTGAGCTCCGGCTACAGCTGTCCAGCCGTGTGGCCCTTCCTCCTGATGTCCCACTGTCCATTCAGATTTTCCACCAGCCGAAGCTGGACGAGGATCAGGACCCACCCGACTGCCTGGAACGTCTTCAAATGGACCTATTCACTGTTACTCTGTCCCAGATTACCTTTTCCTCAGGCAGCATGGTCCTGGAAGTGACCAGGCCACTCTCCAAGTGGCTGAAGCACCCTAGGGAGCTGGGGGAGCAGATGTCCAGTTTGGCTGGGGAGTGTTGGCGGCGGCCTTCCACACCACCTGTCACCGACGTGGTCCTCATGCTCTACTCCAACCTCTCCCCAGAGCAGAGGCGGCTGGGGGGCTCCACCCTGCTGTGGgaagctcagagctcctggcGGGTCCAGGAGGGACAGCTTTTCCAGGAGAGGGGCGGGAGGCACCGTCGATATCACTTGCAGGACAGAAGCCAACTGTGTCGGAAGGTCAAGTTCCAGGTGGACTTCAATCTGATTGGTTGGGGCTCCTGGATCATCTACCCCAAGCAGTACAATGCTTATCGCTGCGAGGGCGAGTGTCCTAACCCCGTAGGGGAGGAGTTCCATCCGACCAACCACGCATACATCCAG AGTCTGCTGAAACGGTACCAACCCTACAGGGTACCTTCCACCTGCTGTGCCCCAGTGAAGACCAGGCCCTTGAGTATGCTGTACATGGACAATGGTAGAGTCCTTCTAGACCATCATAAAGACATGATCGTGGAAGAATGTGGGTGCCTGTGA